The Chthoniobacterales bacterium genomic interval GCGGGAAGCTCATCGACGACGAAGCCCGCAGGCGTGGCATGAAGCTCGTAGTGGTCGGCGTGCCCAAGACGATCGACAACGACATGATCTACATGGACAAGAGCTTCGGCTACGACACGGCCTGCGCGGCCGCGGTCGAGCCGATCCGCGCCGCTCACACCGAGGCGCGCAGCGCCCGGAACGGCATCGGCCTCGTGAAGCTGATGGGGCGCCATTCGGGCTTCATTGCCAGTTCGGCCGCCATCGCCAGCGGCGAAGCGAATTACGTCCTCATTCCCGAGGTGCCGTTCAAACTCGAGGGCGACAAGGGCTTCCTCGAATCCCTGCGCCAGCGTGTGGTGAATCGCGGCCATGCCGTCGTCGTCGTGGCCGAAGGCGCGGGCCAGGAACACCTCGAAGCCAGCTCCAGCACCGACGCCTCCGGCAACAAGAAGCTCGGCGACATCGGGCCATTCCTCCGCGACCGCATTACGGACTATTTCCGCCAGTGCAAGACCGAGCTCACGCTCAAATACATCGACCCGAGCTACATGATCCGCAGCGTCTCCGCGTCGCCACAGGATCGCATCTATTGCATGCGCCTGGGTCAGGCCGCGGTCCACGCCGGCATGGCGGGCAAGACCGGCCTCATCGTGGCCCGCTGGCATAGCAGCTACGTCCACGTGCCGATCTCCGTGGCCACGTCCGCGCGGCGCGAGGTGGACCCCACCGGCGATCTCTGGCTCTCGGTCCTCGAGACCACGGGCCAGCCCGCCGCGTTCCGCTGATCGCGGACTGGCTCCGACGCGACCGTGAAACCCGGGTCGCGCCACGCCTTCCCCGCCCGAT includes:
- a CDS encoding 6-phosphofructokinase, which translates into the protein GKLIDDEARRRGMKLVVVGVPKTIDNDMIYMDKSFGYDTACAAAVEPIRAAHTEARSARNGIGLVKLMGRHSGFIASSAAIASGEANYVLIPEVPFKLEGDKGFLESLRQRVVNRGHAVVVVAEGAGQEHLEASSSTDASGNKKLGDIGPFLRDRITDYFRQCKTELTLKYIDPSYMIRSVSASPQDRIYCMRLGQAAVHAGMAGKTGLIVARWHSSYVHVPISVATSARREVDPTGDLWLSVLETTGQPAAFR